A DNA window from Lentimicrobium sp. L6 contains the following coding sequences:
- a CDS encoding adenylosuccinate synthase, with protein MKVDVLLGLQWGDEGKGKIVDVFTPDYDIIARFQGGPNAGHTLEFNGEKHVLHTIPSGIFHETTKNIIGNGVIIDPYIFDKEIQKLRLSNVKPEKNLFVSKKAHLILPSHRLLDAVYEKSKGALKIGSTLKGIGPCYTDKISRTGLRVGDLTCGNFQEKYNKKREQHLTIVESYKFDTNEFLIDGLPFPEYEEKWMATTETLKAMNLIDSEHYINKALKNGERVLAEGAQGTMLDVEFGSYPFVTSSNTIASSVCSGLGIAPQKIGRVYGVFKAYCTRVGSGPFPTELFDADGEALRDNGHEFGSTTGRARRCGWLDLPALKYAIMLNGVTDLVITKADVMDDFDHIKVGEKYIYGEEELDYFPFEINDDNLKPEYSIHKGWKQDITKVEKIEDIPEELMTYIAFVEKETEVPVTIVSVGPDRTQTIIRE; from the coding sequence ATGAAGGTTGATGTATTATTAGGGCTTCAATGGGGAGACGAAGGAAAAGGGAAAATTGTTGATGTTTTTACACCAGACTATGATATCATTGCACGATTTCAAGGCGGACCAAATGCTGGTCACACCTTAGAGTTCAATGGTGAAAAACACGTTTTACATACTATTCCATCAGGAATCTTTCATGAAACCACCAAAAATATTATTGGAAACGGGGTCATTATAGACCCTTATATTTTTGATAAAGAGATTCAAAAATTAAGACTATCGAATGTAAAACCTGAGAAAAACCTTTTTGTTTCTAAAAAGGCTCATTTAATTCTTCCTTCTCATAGGTTATTAGATGCTGTTTATGAAAAATCGAAAGGTGCATTAAAAATTGGTTCTACCTTAAAAGGTATTGGCCCTTGTTATACCGACAAAATTAGCCGTACTGGTTTAAGAGTTGGTGATTTGACTTGTGGTAACTTCCAAGAAAAATACAACAAGAAGAGAGAACAGCATTTAACGATTGTTGAAAGCTATAAATTTGATACTAATGAGTTTTTAATCGATGGGTTGCCTTTCCCAGAATATGAAGAAAAGTGGATGGCTACGACTGAGACTCTTAAAGCTATGAATTTAATAGATTCGGAGCATTATATTAATAAGGCATTGAAGAATGGTGAACGAGTTTTAGCAGAAGGCGCTCAAGGTACTATGCTAGATGTGGAGTTTGGTTCTTATCCATTTGTTACTTCTAGTAATACTATTGCCAGCAGCGTTTGTTCTGGATTAGGTATTGCGCCTCAAAAAATTGGTCGAGTTTATGGAGTTTTTAAAGCTTATTGTACCAGAGTGGGCAGCGGCCCCTTCCCTACTGAACTTTTCGATGCCGATGGAGAAGCCTTAAGAGATAATGGTCATGAGTTTGGAAGTACTACTGGTAGAGCTCGCCGTTGTGGCTGGTTAGACTTGCCTGCACTTAAATATGCCATTATGCTGAATGGCGTTACTGATTTGGTGATTACAAAGGCTGATGTGATGGATGATTTTGACCATATCAAAGTAGGAGAAAAATACATCTATGGAGAAGAAGAATTAGACTACTTCCCATTCGAAATTAATGATGACAATTTAAAGCCTGAATATTCTATTCACAAAGGCTGGAAACAAGACATCACCAAAGTTGAGAAGATAGAAGATATCCCTGAAGAGTTAATGACCTACATAGCTTTTGTTGAGAAAGAAACAGAAGTACCTGTGACTATCGTTTCTGTTGGACCAGATCGAACTCAAACTATTATTAGAGAATAA